Within Cucumis melo cultivar AY chromosome 4, USDA_Cmelo_AY_1.0, whole genome shotgun sequence, the genomic segment CCATGTTTTTACAACTCTGTCAAAAATTCTCTCTGCTTCCTGGATGTTCTTCAGCTTTCCCCAAGCAACAATGGCAGCCATGCATTCTTCAACATGAGGATTTGGCTCACAGATCTCCCAGAGCCTCCTCACTTCATCTTCCATTTGGAGTTCCCCATAAAGGGGAAGTAAATATCTGCATGGCCATCGAGAACCTTTCGAGTTAACTTCTTCCGTCGCCTTTAAAATGGGCATGGCTTTGTCTTTAAGCCCACCTAAAACATAGTGTTTAGCTAATAGTAAAAGTGTATCAACATCAAGTTTAATTCCTTCAGCCTTCATTGTATCAACAACTTGTTCCATCCCACTTATGTCATTAGAAAGGCCTTTAGCATCTATTAAGATTTTGTAAGTAAACGGACGAGGCTTGACATTTTCTTTCTCCATCAACAACAAAATGTCGGCTATTCTCCTCCTGTCAATCCTCTTGTAAAGAATAAGCATCTGGTCGTAAGCAAATGTTGTCGTTGGGAATTCAAGGTCCTTCATTCTGTTGAATACTTCCTCTGCTTTTTTTACATCGTTGGCAAGCACATAATTAGCTAAAAGAGTTCGGTACACCGCCTCCCCCCGGAAGGAATTTGGGATTTTAGCAATGTAAGTCTCTGCCTTATGGAGACCTTGTACCTTTGCAATCAAGTCAAGGTGAGAAGCATAATCTGCTTCATTAAATTCGAGTTGTCCGCTTGCTTCCAACCACTCTGAAAACTGTGAAACTCATACAGAAATGCAAGCGATGAGTTCAAGAAATAACAAACGAATGTCTAAAAATAGGGGGAAATATTTACCACACAATAGCTACAAAAATTTTCAATGACAAAAATTGCATAACTATTTTCATGTTTGTCGTAGCTTTTATAGGGCCAAAATATATAAATGACGATCCAAATAAACTGGAAGCAGTTCCACTTCCAATTCTGCTCAACCAAAcatcaaaccaacctaaaattTGGTAAGAGGCACCAGTACCATTGGAATACTGAAGGCCTTTTCAACAATTTTGtcataaaaatatttgataatGGTAGTTCTTAAGAACTGATCGTCGTATGCAGGTTTACTGATTAAAAGGCTAAAAAACATATCTCGCAATCATTTTCTGTTGGTTAGACCCTAATACAATCGATCGTTGTACTTTCTACGAATTGACCAACATTTCTATCCTGTAATAAATTGTGTCAAGTAATCACATAAACTTATATAGTGTTCCACAAATCCCAGGTGGAATGAGATAAGTTACAAACCACAAGTCACACAAATGAAAATCATTGCCAGAAAAGTAACATCCAGTCAATTTACCTGCAAAGCCTTCCCAAACATTCGACGTTTACGAAGACCGAACATGGTCGAAGAGATATCATCCCGGCTTAGTTCGTGTCCTTCACTGACCCACTTATCAAGTGCACTAGTGACAGATAAAGCTGGAGCATTCCAAATAGCTTCGTTCAGCTCTGAAGGAACCCATTTTCTAGATATCTTTTCAGCAAGTTCAGTTTCTCCCTCAGGTAAATCCAGTTCATTTTGAGTCCCATCATCAACAACATTCTCATCGTCGTCAGAAATTTCTGATCTAGTGGTTGGATGTGTTTCATCAAGTTCGGAAAATCCATCTTCCACATTATCTTCCTCCCCACTGTTCTCAGCACCAGCTTGTGTAGACAGACCATGACTACTGATATAAATCCCAGAGGACGGCCATGTTGCAAGGTTATTTCTCTCAAAAGAAATGAATCTGCCGGATAAAGTAGCGGTGGTTCCAAAACCAGCTATATTTCCTTCCCCAAAATATGGTACCTCTAGTTTGCCAAAGACATATGAAGTTCTTACTCTATACCCATGATTCCTGAAAAGAGAACACAAAGATCATACAGAAAGGGCCTGAAAAGTTAGAGGTATCATAGATTCCCCACCAAATAGACACGTTCATGCATGTAGTATATCCATACAGAAGTACAATCATACAAAAAATAGTCCTTCGGATGATTGATAATGATTTAGTTCTGGAAACTGCCAGTAGAAATTTTCATGCCTAGAACATTTGTTTTTATAAGGTTTCATGTTTAGAACATtagaataagaagaaaaatgCTCAAATTATAAGGGTTTCTCATTTTCTTCTCAAGCTTCTTACAACATGGTGGTGTAGTGTAAAGAAAAGGGGAATAGATaaaggaggaggagaagaataCCTGAGAGGAGTAGAAGCTCTACGAAGAGCCCACATGGTGAGATGATATCGGGAGTGAATAACTCAGAAAAGCTCAACAATGGAGGCGAGAGTGAGAGATGAGTTATACTGAGCGGCTTGGAGTTTGTTCTTAAACCCTAAAACCTCTCATGCATCTAATCGATGAAAATGCCATTGCAAAACTTTGCCCTTTTGCATTTTCTTTTAGAATTTAATGTTGTTTTAAactataaaaaatatttgtaatttgtgtttaaaaaaactttatgacatcaatttttttttagaaaaaaacttTAATGTTTCATTTCATTTGGTTTAAAATATACGAATTATAGAAAAgctaaaagaaaatatttataaatataataaaataacacAGCGtactataattaattaatttgatagactataattaatttaaatataatagtTTATTATGATCTATCAtagatatattataatattttattatatttgtaaatattttaaacagTATTCATTTAGAATGatttaccaaaaataaaaaatacatttatcgtttgtgttttgttttaaaaaatagtaaattttttAGGAAGTTTTTAAATATATCCTAAAATCATAAAACACTTCATAATATACCTTTGCTTTTAATATCGTAAACGCAAACActtgtttaaatattattttttagctTAACAAAAGTTGAATTAACAAGATAtataaaaaagttttaaaatgatTCTACCATTAGTATAGTCGATTTAGTTTGAAGCTTtcctttttaacttttaagtttGAAAAACACACCAATTTTAAGCAATAATTACACCGGATGACTTCTTTTTTCTCtgtctttccattttttttcaattcgCACACCAATTTTATCACAACATAATATAAATCCAAAACAAATTAGAATAAAATTCcaccaaattttaaaatcaaaactcCCTAAAAGATATAAATTCAAGTTCTAGATCTCTTTGATTTTAAGGATTTTTTAGTTTATTCGGCATTGACTTATCTCGAAGGTTTTGCTATATATTAAAAGTATTTCTATTATGTTAAGTTACTACAAATGATGATTACCAAACATTGCGAACTagttattttaaaacaatttaattgtcaatttgtttttcttctttttgcatGAACGATCTTTGTCATTAGAGAGTTTTGTTGGAGATAATCCATATGAATGACGAAGTTGGTTGTTAAAGTCAATCGTCAATAGTGGTCGCCGCCATATTTGGTGGTGGTGGTTGACGAAGATAGACACCATAGTCGGTGATAGTATCCCCCTCTAGCAGAGGGAAATTATAGTTGATGATAATTAGGATGAAATTGAGGTAAATGAATAATAGGAGTATTTCAATTATTATTagatattaatatttttttgtatatttcAATTTTCTCGCTTGCCAAATTATTTACAAACCTAATTTTTCTAATAGTTATGAGTGGAACTTTTTTGTTCTCCATTTTCTTAGAAATCAAGTAATTTTAAAGTTaaatcaaacaaatttaaaattaaaatgataaatatagtttttgtttattctaaaaatataaaaaagacaAATACAAATTTTGTCCACAATGTCCAAAAATGTAAAAAGAttgaagaaaatatatatatagctaTTGAAAGTTCGGACGCCACTATTCTCTTATCATCAAAGTAAGAATGGAAAACTGGTTTTTAGAAAACCAACACACAAataaggaaaaacaaaaaataaaaacaaataaaatataagattataTACCTCAACCCAACTTAATTAGTCCTCtttctaaatataaatatattggaGAACAAAAAACTATTTAACCCCTAAGTTTattatttatgttgatttgtaTTTTAGAGTTCAAAATTTtaagataatttaattttaggaaaattttcttaaatataacaaactatttaaatatttacggccagcgtttagatttagatttagaatgtgtagtcaaatctaaacaattatataccaaaatttgattttttttttttttaagatttggaACCCAAAatcgatcgtgtaaacaaatgtaaacgatcgtgtaaccaaatcgctttacgcgcattgttgacgggtATTTTACACGATGAGCCAttgagctttttccattttcgaattTGTTTTATAccgtgtaaatactttgccttttttttatattttttaaaagaccccttaattttatgatatttttaaatatagtacaataaattaatatatttattaatataaccgataaatataaaattttgttatatttgtaaatatttttcaacaattttattatttgaaacaaaatttcacattattattattaattatataataagaATGCTATATTTTTACTCTAAGATTTTAGGTTTAGCTTTGTTTGGCCAttatattttagtattttacaaTTTTACCAGTGCCTACTTTAACTTTTTGCTttaatctttaattaattaatttaatattttgatgttGCCAATAATTTTAATTGATATCAGCTTttgacaaaaatatattttttcaaaataatgaaaTGGATAACCTTGGGTCAAAATTGTATTAAAACAAGGTAGTATTTTGACATTTAAATGTCAATTGGGTCTTTGCAGTTTTAAAGAGAATGAATTAGTCTCTAATCTTTTTTATGAGTACTATTTTAATTCTCATAATTTGAAAACGCAACAATGAGATGACACCTTATCATTTTAAGTCATGCGTAGAtatacattagaattagagaaaaACAAAGAGTAAGAATTAGTTAGAGAAAATAAGGATTTCTTTTCTTCTCACTGTTTCCTACTACTTCTTAGCTTTCATATTGCAAAGTATAGGAAAGTCTAAAGAGTTATAAAATTTGGCAATCACACCAATAACTTTGTTAAGGTTAGTTTCAAAGTTTTCTCAATATTTGTTGTGATCTTAAATTAGTGAAGTGATTTGATTGTAAATCAAATCcaagtttcttaaaaaatatggGTTTAAAGTTTAAGatgaatttaaaaaagaaaaaaaaaaacaaaattaaaagagtGTATTTTGTTTTATCTCGCCCTTTTTAAAAAACTTTGAAAACCTAATTGCTCTATACATTTTGTAGAAGATAATAAGATAAACAAAGAGGTGATCCCATTTCTTGGTCTCTAAATCAAACAACCAACAAACTTATTGAATTGAACTTTTAACCAAGCTAAGCAATTAAAGATACAATAAAAATTACGATGGTCACGTAGTTAAATTTGTTTGGAATGATTAAGGTTAGCAAGGAACAAATTGAATAAAAGGTTAAATAGAATCACGAAGAAGTCAATGATTAcaaggaaaaacaaaaataacaacAGAGAGAATGGTTAAGGGGTTTGAAAAAGAGCTTAAATAGCAAATAATACAATGGGTTTGGGGCATgcaatttttttgaatgatatatGATAAAAGAGAAGTAGAATGCGGAAAGAAAATTGATAGTTAAACTTATTTTCTAATtcaattgattaattaacaaAACTTCACTGGAGAGACTAAAGTTTAGAGATTAAATCGTTACGTTTAAGAGTTTGGAAcctaaatagtttttttttttttttttttggttgaaatGTTTAGAGGGTAATAGTAATTTTTAGAGTTTTTATTAATCAAAAGAAGTAGAAAATGCCACGTGTGCAAtaatattaaacatatataaaaagaacaaacaaacaaataaataaatagaatggACATTTTCCTTGTGGGAAAAATCTATGATTATTGTCGAAGAAGAAAGGAATGCTTATGCGCCTCACACGGTTTCTTCTTCAACACACTGAGCTGAATCACtcattgattttttgttttctctctctatgaattaaaaaattaaaagtggaAGTAAGAGATCGCCAATCGCCATAACCCATCTTCCACGGCTCTTCATTTAAGTGCGCAA encodes:
- the LOC103486880 gene encoding pentatricopeptide repeat-containing protein At1g80270, mitochondrial-like isoform X2; translated protein: MWALRRASTPLRNHGYRVRTSYVFGKLEVPYFGEGNIAGFGTTATLSGRFISFERNNLATWPSSGIYISSHGLSTQAGAENSGEEDNVEDGFSELDETHPTTRSEISDDDENVVDDGTQNELDLPEGETELAEKISRKWVPSELNEAIWNAPALSVTSALDKWVSEGHELSRDDISSTMFGLRKRRMFGKALQFSEWLEASGQLEFNEADYASHLDLIAKVQGLHKAETYIAKIPNSFRGEAVYRTLLANYVLANDVKKAEEVFNRMKDLEFPTTTFAYDQMLILYKRIDRRRIADILLLMEKENVKPRPFTYKILIDAKGLSNDISGMEQVVDTMKAEGIKLDVDTLLLLAKHYVLGGLKDKAMPILKATEEVNSKGSRWPCRYLLPLYGELQMEDEVRRLWEICEPNPHVEECMAAIVAWGKLKNIQEAERIFDRVVKTWKRLSTKHYSTMIKVYGDSKMLTKGKELVNQMAKSGCRIDPMIWDAVVKLYVEAGEVEKADSFLFKAVKQYGMKPLFDSYRTLMVHYARKGDVHNSEKIFHKIRQSGYPTHFGQFVTLVQAYLNAKTPAYGMRERMMADNVFPNKALAGKLAQLDSFRQTAVSDLLD